A single genomic interval of Asinibacterium sp. OR53 harbors:
- a CDS encoding amidohydrolase family protein — MQYYNVHSHVFTMDNAPRRFLHMYLPDAVANAIDTMTNTRPGALALAWLLSKLPGTAGKRYASFLKIGKSCGQLDVFEDLLKQYNDPDIKFVALSMFMEECGAGNSTSGFAGQIEELLQVKQQYPDRLLVFLGLDPRWDAKGKKLKDMVAGYFDTKLRINASRSVYPFVGLKLYPSTGFYIFDERLKETLEWAAENEVPVLSHCNYLGGIYNNDTRHLQSTLNFYDPYARKMYDQPVYQKESHFWKKIFGTNTANNNKISCSYFLEPASYKSVLHYFKYQFKKELKLCLAHYGGDQHILAAHGYPINERTLYGVEKKNWCSQIQELMQEFSNLYTDISYAVHNTKVHAPVFDDLKNNLFTDRLLFGTDFFMTEQEIPEKDDYNKFKTDAMAQSCGSGTAWDQMAGHNVEQFLQSKYYPGRVV, encoded by the coding sequence ATGCAATATTATAATGTACACAGTCATGTTTTTACGATGGACAATGCCCCCAGGCGGTTCCTGCATATGTATTTGCCCGATGCTGTTGCAAACGCCATTGATACCATGACGAATACCCGGCCCGGAGCCCTTGCGCTTGCGTGGCTGTTGTCTAAATTACCCGGAACAGCAGGAAAACGCTACGCCAGTTTTTTGAAGATCGGCAAAAGCTGTGGGCAGCTCGATGTTTTTGAAGACTTGTTGAAGCAATACAACGATCCGGATATCAAATTCGTGGCGCTGTCTATGTTCATGGAGGAGTGCGGCGCCGGCAATTCCACTTCGGGCTTTGCAGGGCAGATAGAGGAATTGTTGCAGGTGAAACAGCAGTATCCCGACAGGCTCCTGGTATTTTTAGGGCTCGACCCGCGATGGGATGCCAAAGGGAAGAAACTGAAAGATATGGTGGCCGGTTATTTTGATACCAAGCTCCGGATAAATGCTTCCCGTTCGGTATATCCCTTTGTGGGCCTGAAATTGTATCCCAGTACGGGCTTTTATATTTTCGATGAAAGGCTGAAGGAAACACTGGAATGGGCTGCAGAAAATGAAGTGCCCGTTCTCAGTCATTGTAATTACCTGGGAGGCATTTACAACAATGATACCCGCCACCTGCAATCGACCCTGAACTTTTATGATCCCTATGCCAGGAAAATGTACGACCAGCCCGTTTATCAGAAGGAGTCTCATTTCTGGAAGAAAATATTCGGCACCAATACGGCGAACAACAACAAGATCAGTTGCTCGTATTTCCTGGAGCCGGCCAGTTACAAATCGGTGCTGCACTATTTTAAATACCAGTTCAAGAAAGAACTGAAACTATGCCTGGCCCATTATGGTGGCGACCAGCACATCCTGGCGGCACATGGTTATCCCATCAACGAACGTACATTATATGGTGTTGAAAAAAAGAACTGGTGCAGCCAGATACAGGAACTGATGCAGGAGTTCTCTAACCTGTACACAGATATCTCTTATGCAGTGCACAATACCAAAGTGCATGCACCGGTCTTTGATGACCTGAAAAACAACTTGTTTACCGACCGCCTTCTTTTTGGTACCGATTTTTTCATGACAGAACAGGAGATACCGGAAAAGGATGATTACAATAAATTCAAAACCGATGCCATGGCGCAATCTTGTGGTAGTGGCACTGCCTGGGACCAGATGGCGGGCCACAATGTGGAGCAGTTCTTACAGAGCAAATATTATCCAGGGCGGGTAGTATAA